A single genomic interval of Bradyrhizobium sp. AZCC 1693 harbors:
- a CDS encoding peptide ABC transporter substrate-binding protein → MKERELRDLIADVKTGRLSRRAFVQRMIAAGLSAPIAGMMLSQSGVAMAATPLPYKPAKAGGGGVLKLMYWQAVTLLNPHFAVGTKDQEGSRIFYEPLAGWDNDGNLVPILAAEIPSKENDGLAEDGRSVIWKLKRGVKWHDGMPFTADDVVFNWEYAKTPETASVSIGSYKDITVEKIDDFTVRIVFAKPTPFWADAFVSAYGMIIPKHLFKDYVGARSREAPNNLKPVGTGPYLFVDFKPGDMLRAKINPNYHVANRPHFDEVEVKGGGDAVSAARAVLQTGEYDYAWNMQVEDEILLKMEALGKGRINITPSGNVEFMQLNSTDPAVEVDGERASIKTKHPLFSDPAVRQAINLLIDRASIEKFIYGRTALATANFLNNPPRFRSKNTKFEFNIEKANQILEAAGWKKGGDGIRARDGKPLKFVFQTSINAPRQKTQSIVKQACQKAGIDVELKSVVGSVFFSSDTGNPDTYPHFYCDAQMYNTTMPQADPQFFMNQYVSWQVANKENKWQGRNVSRWQSKEYDEIYKQVEQELDAVKRAALFIRLNDLVVSDNYIQPIISRTRVAALGAKLTAHISGWDNDLWQLASWYREA, encoded by the coding sequence ATGAAAGAGCGGGAACTTCGAGACCTGATTGCAGACGTCAAGACCGGCCGGCTGTCGCGGCGGGCCTTTGTCCAGCGAATGATCGCCGCGGGCCTTTCGGCGCCGATCGCCGGGATGATGCTGAGCCAGTCCGGGGTGGCGATGGCTGCGACCCCGCTTCCCTACAAGCCGGCCAAGGCCGGCGGCGGCGGCGTGCTGAAGCTGATGTATTGGCAGGCCGTGACCCTGCTCAATCCGCATTTCGCCGTCGGCACCAAGGACCAGGAAGGCTCCCGGATATTTTACGAGCCGCTGGCGGGATGGGACAATGACGGCAACCTGGTTCCGATCCTCGCGGCCGAAATTCCGAGCAAGGAGAATGACGGGCTGGCCGAGGACGGCCGCTCGGTGATCTGGAAGCTGAAACGCGGCGTCAAATGGCATGACGGCATGCCGTTCACGGCAGACGATGTCGTCTTCAATTGGGAATATGCCAAAACGCCGGAGACCGCGTCGGTCTCGATCGGCAGCTACAAGGACATCACGGTCGAGAAGATCGACGACTTCACCGTCCGCATCGTTTTTGCCAAGCCGACGCCATTCTGGGCCGATGCCTTTGTTAGCGCCTACGGCATGATCATCCCAAAACACTTGTTCAAGGATTACGTCGGCGCCAGGTCGCGCGAGGCGCCGAACAACCTGAAGCCGGTCGGCACCGGCCCTTATCTGTTCGTGGATTTCAAGCCGGGCGACATGCTTCGCGCAAAAATCAATCCCAATTACCACGTCGCCAACCGGCCGCATTTCGACGAGGTGGAGGTCAAGGGCGGCGGCGACGCGGTGTCGGCGGCGCGCGCGGTGCTGCAGACCGGCGAATATGACTATGCCTGGAACATGCAGGTCGAAGACGAGATCCTGCTGAAGATGGAAGCCCTCGGAAAGGGCAGGATCAACATCACGCCGTCAGGCAATGTCGAATTCATGCAGCTCAACTCGACCGATCCTGCGGTCGAAGTCGATGGCGAGCGCGCCAGCATCAAGACCAAACATCCGCTGTTCAGCGATCCGGCCGTGCGCCAGGCCATCAATCTCCTGATCGATCGCGCCTCGATCGAGAAATTCATCTATGGTCGCACGGCGCTGGCCACCGCGAACTTCCTCAACAACCCGCCGCGCTTCCGGTCGAAGAACACCAAATTCGAATTCAACATCGAGAAGGCCAACCAGATCCTCGAAGCCGCGGGCTGGAAAAAGGGCGGCGACGGCATTCGCGCCAGGGACGGCAAGCCGCTGAAGTTCGTATTCCAGACCTCGATCAATGCGCCCCGGCAGAAGACCCAGTCCATCGTCAAGCAGGCGTGCCAGAAAGCGGGCATCGACGTCGAACTGAAGTCGGTGGTGGGATCGGTGTTCTTCTCTTCCGACACCGGCAATCCCGACACCTACCCGCATTTCTATTGCGACGCGCAGATGTACAACACCACCATGCCGCAGGCCGATCCGCAGTTCTTCATGAACCAGTATGTGTCGTGGCAGGTGGCGAACAAGGAAAACAAGTGGCAGGGGCGCAATGTCTCGCGCTGGCAAAGCAAGGAATACGACGAGATCTACAAGCAGGTCGAACAGGAGCTCGACGCGGTGAAGCGCGCGGCGCTGTTCATCAGGCTCAACGACCTCGTCGTGTCGGACAATTACATCCAGCCCATCATCTCCCGCACCCGGGTGGCGGCGCTCGGCGCCAAGCTGACCGCGCATATCTCGGGCTGGGACAACGATCTGTGGCAGCTCGCGAGCTGGTACCGGGAGGCGTGA
- a CDS encoding TRAFs-binding domain-containing protein, giving the protein MGSCFVIMGFGEKTDFQSNPQRVLNLNRTYEDIIKPVVEEAGHICVRADEIIHSTVIDKPMYDNLLSADLVIADLSTANVNAVYELGVRHALRPQRTIVLAENNFSFPFDLNHLSILKYEHLGKEIGFKEVMRVRQELTKKITALMDSPEPDSPVFLFIPSLQPASLPKAPAIAAAAPPAPSSAPMDQEQKSFAELLASFRAARDQVKAAEDWALPLALLKRLKAMQPDDPYILQQLALATYKFQQPDKKASLINAKNILSALVPQTSSDAETVGLWGAIHKRLWDATEDREHLDEAVRAYSRGYYIRTDYYNGINYAFVLDVRASRSEGDEALVDRLLARRVRKDVLKICDRLLQATSVAAEPGLKHFGPGPGGDEPFWIGATKVEALFGLGRRDEADLLKVQIFAKERERLGTASWNEASLNDQLKKLGELLPP; this is encoded by the coding sequence ATGGGCAGTTGTTTTGTCATTATGGGCTTCGGCGAGAAGACCGACTTCCAGTCGAACCCGCAGCGTGTTCTGAACCTGAACAGAACCTACGAAGACATCATCAAACCGGTCGTGGAAGAGGCCGGCCATATCTGTGTTCGCGCGGACGAGATCATCCATTCCACCGTTATCGACAAGCCGATGTACGACAATCTGCTTTCGGCGGATCTGGTCATTGCGGACCTGTCCACCGCGAACGTCAACGCGGTGTATGAGCTCGGCGTTCGTCACGCGCTGCGGCCACAACGGACAATCGTGCTGGCGGAGAACAATTTCAGCTTCCCGTTCGATCTCAATCATCTCAGCATCCTGAAATACGAACACCTCGGAAAGGAGATCGGGTTCAAGGAGGTGATGCGCGTCAGGCAGGAACTGACAAAAAAGATCACGGCGCTGATGGACAGTCCCGAGCCCGACAGCCCGGTCTTCCTGTTCATCCCCTCGCTTCAGCCTGCCAGCCTTCCCAAGGCGCCGGCGATCGCAGCCGCGGCGCCGCCCGCGCCTTCCTCTGCGCCGATGGACCAGGAGCAGAAGAGCTTCGCCGAACTGCTCGCAAGCTTTCGCGCCGCGAGAGACCAAGTCAAGGCGGCCGAAGACTGGGCTCTGCCGTTGGCCCTCCTGAAGCGCCTGAAGGCGATGCAGCCTGACGACCCCTACATCCTGCAGCAGTTGGCGCTCGCAACCTACAAATTCCAACAACCGGACAAGAAGGCATCGCTGATCAATGCAAAGAACATCCTGAGCGCGCTCGTGCCGCAAACGTCGAGCGATGCCGAGACGGTCGGGCTGTGGGGCGCCATCCACAAACGGCTATGGGACGCGACCGAAGATCGGGAACATCTCGATGAAGCGGTGCGGGCCTATTCGAGAGGCTACTACATCAGGACAGACTATTATAACGGCATCAACTACGCATTCGTGCTCGACGTTCGCGCGTCCCGTAGCGAGGGTGATGAGGCTTTGGTGGATCGGCTTCTCGCGCGACGGGTCCGTAAGGACGTCCTGAAGATTTGCGATCGTCTGTTGCAAGCTACATCCGTTGCTGCTGAACCGGGGCTGAAGCACTTCGGTCCCGGCCCCGGCGGCGACGAACCGTTCTGGATCGGAGCAACGAAGGTTGAGGCTTTATTCGGATTAGGCCGCAGGGATGAGGCGGACCTTCTCAAAGTCCAGATTTTTGCCAAGGAACGCGAGCGGCTTGGCACGGCGAGTTGGAATGAGGCCAGCCTGAACGACCAGTTGAAGAAACTGGGCGAGCTATTGCCGCCCTAA
- a CDS encoding patatin-like phospholipase family protein has protein sequence MADLNGQAESSAAKSRKLLALDGGGIRGVMSLEILRKIERDLATATGKGASFRLGDFFDYIGGTSTGAIIAAGLAMGKSVQELIDFYIEAGPLMFEKSSLIGRLRSFYQADPLRKKLNSVFGERTLGEEDLRSLLLVVTRNATTDSPWPVSNNPLARYNDRTRADCNLQIPLWQLVRASTAAPVYFPPEIVEWDKNDPTKTFFFVDGGVTPYNNPAFLLFRMATLPQYRLNWPTGEGRMMLISVGTGSAAAVSRDLNARGQLAPVNAAHLPGVLMGGAAIDQDINCRAIGRCVFGAPIDREIGDMIPRRPDPLKGDVIPLEEDRGRQFLYARYNPDVSRDGLDALGLNEIDPDHVQALDQIEYIKEMQSVGRAYAAKFVDVTPFRRFVSKD, from the coding sequence ATGGCTGATCTCAACGGGCAAGCAGAATCTTCGGCCGCAAAATCGCGCAAGCTGCTGGCACTCGATGGCGGCGGAATCCGCGGCGTGATGTCGCTCGAAATCCTGCGCAAGATTGAACGGGATCTGGCGACGGCCACCGGCAAGGGCGCGTCATTCCGCCTCGGAGATTTCTTCGATTATATCGGCGGCACCAGCACCGGCGCCATCATTGCGGCCGGCCTTGCGATGGGAAAGTCAGTTCAGGAACTGATCGATTTCTACATCGAGGCGGGACCGCTGATGTTCGAAAAATCATCCCTGATCGGCCGGCTGCGCAGCTTCTATCAGGCCGATCCGCTGCGCAAGAAACTGAACAGCGTGTTCGGGGAGCGCACGCTTGGGGAAGAAGACCTGCGTTCGCTGCTGTTGGTCGTCACACGAAATGCAACGACGGATTCGCCGTGGCCCGTCTCCAACAATCCCCTTGCCCGATATAACGATCGCACCCGTGCGGACTGCAATCTGCAGATTCCGCTGTGGCAGCTGGTGCGGGCAAGTACCGCCGCACCGGTCTATTTCCCGCCCGAAATAGTCGAGTGGGATAAAAACGACCCGACAAAAACCTTCTTCTTCGTCGACGGCGGCGTCACGCCTTACAATAACCCGGCCTTCCTGCTGTTCCGGATGGCGACGCTGCCGCAGTACCGGCTGAACTGGCCCACCGGCGAGGGCCGCATGATGCTGATTTCGGTCGGCACGGGATCGGCGGCGGCGGTCAGCCGCGACCTCAACGCGCGCGGACAATTGGCGCCGGTCAACGCCGCGCACCTGCCCGGCGTGCTGATGGGTGGCGCCGCGATCGACCAGGACATCAATTGCCGCGCTATCGGCCGCTGCGTGTTCGGCGCGCCGATCGACCGCGAGATCGGCGACATGATTCCGCGGCGGCCGGATCCGCTCAAGGGGGATGTCATTCCGCTCGAAGAAGATCGCGGCCGCCAGTTCCTTTATGCCCGCTACAATCCCGATGTGAGTCGAGACGGCCTCGATGCCCTGGGGCTGAACGAGATCGATCCGGATCACGTCCAGGCGCTGGATCAGATCGAGTACATCAAGGAGATGCAATCCGTAGGACGGGCGTATGCCGCGAAGTTCGTGGACGTGACGCCATTCCGGCGATTCGTGTCGAAGGACTGA
- a CDS encoding substrate-binding domain-containing protein codes for MLTRRLVIAAAALVFAGHAVAQEKSIVVASTTSTQDSGLFGHILPMFKAKTGIDVKVVAQGTGQALDTARRGDADVVLVHAKPAEEKFLSEGFGVRRYPVMYNDFILIGPKADPAGIKGSKDIVAALGAIKAKGADFISRGDKSGTHQAELNLWKVAGVDIARDKGPWYKEIGQGMGAALNTASASNAYVLADRGTWLSFKNRGDLVIAVEGDKRLFNQYGVMLVNPEKHPSVKKDLGQQLIDWLVSAEGQKAIADYKINGDQLFYPNASDSGA; via the coding sequence ATGCTCACGCGCCGTCTGGTGATCGCAGCCGCCGCTCTCGTATTCGCCGGCCATGCCGTCGCGCAGGAAAAATCGATCGTGGTGGCCTCGACCACCTCGACGCAGGACTCCGGCCTGTTCGGTCACATCCTGCCGATGTTCAAGGCCAAGACCGGCATCGACGTGAAGGTGGTGGCGCAGGGCACGGGACAGGCGCTCGATACCGCGCGCCGCGGCGATGCCGACGTCGTGTTGGTCCACGCCAAGCCGGCGGAAGAAAAATTTCTCTCCGAAGGTTTTGGCGTCAGGCGCTACCCCGTGATGTACAACGACTTCATCCTGATCGGCCCGAAGGCCGATCCGGCCGGCATCAAGGGCTCGAAGGACATCGTTGCAGCGCTCGGTGCGATCAAGGCCAAGGGCGCCGACTTCATCTCGCGCGGCGACAAGTCCGGCACGCATCAGGCCGAGCTCAATCTATGGAAGGTCGCCGGCGTCGACATCGCCAGGGACAAGGGCCCCTGGTACAAGGAAATCGGGCAGGGCATGGGCGCGGCGCTGAACACCGCATCCGCCTCCAACGCCTATGTGCTCGCCGATCGCGGCACCTGGCTGTCGTTCAAGAACCGCGGCGACCTCGTGATTGCCGTCGAAGGCGACAAGCGGCTGTTCAACCAATATGGCGTCATGCTGGTGAACCCGGAAAAACATCCGAGCGTCAAGAAGGATCTTGGCCAGCAGTTGATCGACTGGCTGGTGTCGGCGGAGGGCCAGAAGGCGATCGCCGACTACAAGATCAACGGCGATCAGTTGTTCTATCCCAACGCCAGCGATTCCGGCGCGTGA
- a CDS encoding energy-coupling factor ABC transporter ATP-binding protein, producing MRAPSSELPIEFDGVTVTAGGVTILDNIALTLLPGPPTVLIGPNGSGKSTLLRVAMGLLAPSRGRITWGGLENVPPLRRAIVFQRPAMLRRSAAANIRFALRAAGVPRAEHARRTSELLELVGLGSLADRAARRLSGGEQQRLALARALARDPAVLFLDEPTASLDPVATKAVEDIIRTVSERNIKVVMATHDLGEARRLAGDVAMLHRGRIVETAAAASFFDTPQTAEARTFLAGELLV from the coding sequence ATGCGCGCGCCTTCGAGCGAACTGCCGATTGAATTCGATGGCGTCACGGTGACGGCAGGTGGCGTCACGATCCTTGACAATATCGCGCTCACGCTGCTGCCGGGTCCGCCCACGGTGCTGATCGGCCCCAACGGCTCGGGAAAATCCACGCTGCTGCGCGTGGCGATGGGGTTGCTCGCGCCTTCGCGCGGGCGCATCACCTGGGGCGGGCTGGAAAATGTCCCGCCGCTCAGGCGTGCGATCGTGTTTCAGCGGCCGGCGATGCTCCGGCGCAGCGCTGCCGCCAATATCCGCTTCGCGCTGCGCGCCGCCGGCGTGCCGCGCGCGGAGCATGCGCGCCGCACCAGCGAGCTGCTCGAACTGGTCGGGCTTGGAAGTCTCGCCGATCGCGCCGCGCGAAGGTTATCCGGCGGCGAGCAGCAGCGGTTGGCACTGGCGCGGGCGCTCGCGCGCGATCCCGCGGTGCTGTTCCTGGACGAGCCGACCGCGAGCCTCGATCCGGTAGCTACCAAGGCGGTGGAAGACATCATCCGCACTGTGAGCGAACGCAACATCAAGGTCGTGATGGCGACCCATGATCTCGGCGAAGCGCGCAGGCTCGCCGGCGACGTCGCCATGCTTCACCGCGGCCGCATCGTGGAAACCGCCGCCGCCGCGTCGTTCTTCGATACGCCGCAAACCGCCGAGGCCAGGACATTCCTCGCGGGTGAACTATTGGTTTGA
- a CDS encoding ABC transporter permease has protein sequence MPDDVSALQLVLSGDPALFAIVRLSLYVSLSAVVLAALIGIPLGAWIALTRFPGRQGVIVMLNALMGLPPVVVGLAVYLALSRSGPLGSFGLLFTAGAMIIAQTVLVTPIIAALARQTIEDLWIEYRDELTAMNLGPIGRVMTLIWDARFSLVTALLAGFGRAAAEVGAIIIVGGNIEGFTRTMTTAIALETSKGDLPLAVGLGLVLIAIVIAVNALAWTARRAGERLAG, from the coding sequence ATGCCAGACGACGTATCCGCCCTCCAACTCGTGCTCAGCGGCGATCCCGCGCTGTTCGCCATCGTGCGGCTGTCGCTCTATGTGAGCCTGTCCGCGGTGGTGCTGGCTGCGCTGATCGGTATTCCCCTGGGCGCCTGGATTGCGCTGACAAGATTCCCCGGACGCCAGGGCGTCATTGTCATGCTCAATGCCCTGATGGGCCTGCCGCCGGTCGTCGTCGGTCTCGCGGTCTATCTGGCGCTGTCGCGCTCCGGGCCGCTGGGCTCGTTCGGTCTGTTGTTTACGGCGGGCGCCATGATCATCGCGCAGACCGTGCTGGTCACGCCGATCATCGCCGCGCTCGCGCGGCAGACCATCGAGGATCTCTGGATCGAATACCGCGACGAACTCACCGCGATGAATCTCGGCCCGATCGGGCGCGTCATGACGCTGATCTGGGACGCACGCTTCAGCCTCGTCACCGCGTTGCTCGCCGGCTTCGGCCGTGCCGCGGCGGAGGTCGGCGCCATCATCATCGTCGGCGGCAATATCGAAGGCTTTACCCGCACGATGACGACGGCGATTGCGCTGGAAACTTCCAAGGGCGATCTGCCGCTCGCGGTCGGCCTCGGCCTCGTGCTGATCGCGATCGTGATCGCCGTCAACGCGCTGGCCTGGACCGCCCGCCGCGCCGGCGAACGACTGGCGGGATGA
- a CDS encoding helix-turn-helix transcriptional regulator produces the protein MPELLTTDEAADYLRLSERKLYELVAERAVPCSKVTGRWLFPRAALDRWVSAGLIAPAALAQVAAPPIVGGSHDPLLEWGLRESNSGLASLPEGSEEGLRRLTKAEVMIAAIHLHRLDGDDETANLEAVTDAAGLHDAVVLSFARREQGILVAPGNPLGLSDMASIATSRARMAQRPTGAGAQLLLLALLARAGIALDDVRLAKPAFPTGPDIAQAIRAGRIDCGIATRSVARSAGLDFLPLTWERFDLVMRQRDYFMKGPQALFGFMRTSILRDRAAELGGYDVSDAGAVRLVN, from the coding sequence ATGCCGGAACTACTTACCACCGACGAAGCGGCCGACTATCTCAGGCTCTCGGAGCGCAAGCTTTACGAGCTGGTGGCGGAGCGCGCCGTGCCTTGCAGCAAGGTGACCGGGCGCTGGCTGTTTCCGCGCGCGGCGCTGGACCGCTGGGTCTCCGCCGGCCTGATCGCGCCTGCCGCGCTGGCGCAGGTGGCGGCGCCGCCGATCGTCGGCGGCAGCCATGATCCGCTCCTGGAATGGGGCTTACGCGAAAGCAATTCCGGCCTCGCCAGCCTGCCCGAAGGCAGCGAGGAAGGCCTGCGGCGGCTGACCAAGGCCGAGGTGATGATTGCCGCGATCCATCTGCACCGGCTCGATGGCGATGACGAAACGGCCAATCTCGAAGCGGTCACTGACGCGGCGGGGTTGCACGATGCGGTGGTGCTCAGCTTTGCACGGCGCGAGCAAGGCATTCTCGTTGCGCCAGGCAATCCCTTGGGCCTGAGCGACATGGCCTCGATCGCAACTTCCCGCGCGCGCATGGCGCAGCGCCCCACCGGGGCCGGCGCGCAATTGCTGCTGCTCGCGCTATTGGCGCGCGCCGGCATCGCGCTCGACGACGTGAGGCTGGCAAAACCCGCCTTTCCAACCGGACCGGATATCGCGCAGGCGATCCGTGCCGGCCGCATCGACTGCGGCATCGCCACCCGGTCGGTCGCGCGGTCGGCCGGGCTCGATTTCCTGCCGCTCACCTGGGAGCGTTTCGACCTCGTGATGCGCCAGCGCGACTATTTCATGAAGGGCCCGCAGGCGCTGTTTGGCTTCATGCGCACGTCCATACTGCGCGACCGCGCGGCCGAACTCGGCGGCTATGACGTCAGCGACGCCGGCGCGGTGCGGCTCGTGAACTAG